One Mucilaginibacter ginkgonis genomic region harbors:
- a CDS encoding DUF6660 family protein, whose product MKYVGIIFSVYMTLLAVLPCRDSDDFGDMVKSYTTFTKSHSGDEKAGKETCTPFCTCSCCSTVRTLTPYHHVGSVFIQEVKKTFGEPTVPALLEQSISIWQPPQIG is encoded by the coding sequence ATGAAGTATGTAGGAATCATATTCAGCGTTTACATGACCTTACTGGCAGTGTTGCCATGCAGGGACAGTGACGACTTTGGGGATATGGTGAAATCTTATACTACTTTTACTAAAAGCCATTCAGGTGACGAAAAAGCAGGCAAAGAAACCTGCACGCCGTTCTGCACCTGTTCCTGCTGTTCTACTGTTCGGACGCTAACACCCTACCATCACGTGGGGAGCGTTTTCATACAAGAAGTTAAAAAAACTTTCGGTGAGCCGACAGTTCCGGCGCTTCTTGAACAATCCATTTCTATCTGGCAGCCGCCTCAGATCGGTTAA
- a CDS encoding DUF932 domain-containing protein: MAHQINFNQKTGKNSFMSVKEKAWHGLGQIIDRYPTSSEAIQHAGLDYIVEKRPLFTYDTENHLGDPDNDIIIPEIEVPNFFATVRADTEQVLGVVGNDYEVVQNRDAFSFFDAIVGGGDGILYETAGALGNGERVFITAKLPDYIRVGVKDWIEQYLFLTTTHDGLGSITAAFTPVRIVCNNTLNAAMNNHSGAIKIRHTASATERLKQAHTLMGISKSLGGEMEGLFNQWAKVRITDAEVKKLIQIAMAPNKEVLENLAGGKLDLLSTHYTNIVDNVYEYALGSQTQQMETTAGTVFGAYNSVTGYFQNVRGFKSDEAKFKSIMDGTAKQRAQTAFNLCRDFATQGSEALIYN, from the coding sequence ACTAGTAGCGAAGCCATACAGCACGCAGGTTTAGATTATATTGTAGAAAAACGCCCTTTGTTTACTTATGATACCGAAAACCATTTAGGCGATCCCGACAACGATATTATTATTCCCGAAATAGAGGTTCCTAATTTTTTTGCTACGGTTCGGGCCGATACCGAACAGGTTTTAGGGGTTGTCGGTAACGATTATGAAGTGGTACAAAACCGTGATGCGTTTTCGTTCTTTGATGCGATCGTAGGCGGTGGCGATGGTATTTTATACGAAACGGCGGGGGCATTGGGTAACGGCGAGCGGGTTTTTATAACTGCTAAATTGCCTGATTATATTCGGGTAGGTGTAAAGGACTGGATAGAACAGTATTTGTTTTTAACCACTACTCACGATGGTTTAGGAAGCATTACCGCAGCTTTTACGCCTGTTAGGATAGTTTGCAACAATACGCTAAACGCAGCGATGAATAATCATTCAGGGGCGATTAAAATCCGTCATACCGCCTCTGCTACCGAACGGCTAAAACAGGCACATACTTTAATGGGCATTAGTAAATCTTTAGGCGGCGAAATGGAGGGCTTATTTAATCAATGGGCTAAAGTACGTATCACAGATGCCGAGGTGAAAAAATTGATACAGATTGCAATGGCACCTAACAAAGAGGTTTTGGAAAACTTAGCCGGGGGCAAATTAGACCTGCTATCTACACACTACACTAACATTGTAGATAATGTTTATGAATATGCTTTAGGAAGTCAGACCCAGCAAATGGAAACGACCGCAGGAACTGTTTTTGGTGCATATAACAGCGTTACGGGTTATTTCCAAAATGTGCGCGGTTTTAAAAGTGATGAAGCCAAATTTAAATCCATCATGGACGGTACAGCGAAACAACGGGCACAAACCGCCTTTAATCTGTGTCGGGATTTTGCGACACAGGGAAGCGAAGCATTGATTTATAATTAA